tcgtgtgtgtgtgtgtgtgtgtgtgtgtgtgtgtgtgttgatatggTGTGATTTTCATAAAGCTAGTTCTTAATGTGATATAAATTGTGTCATGAACCATCATTCTAATGCACTACCTGCTTTACTAATTTTTTAGATATTGCTGCTACAGAGTAAAGACCTAAACACCACTCAGCATGATCACAGTCCAAATAAGAGTCTGTATTAAGAGGGCTTGGTGACTGCCTGGAAAGAAACACTTCTCACAAAGCAGCTGCAAATACACTTGACAAGGAGCTGGTATGAGCAAAAATGGCAATAAAATGTATCCTTATTGATGGTTGGAAGGAGGAAGTAATGCAAGAAAGATTAACAGAAGCTAGAAGTAGGCAATAATTTGCACATTTGAACCCACAGTTTCTAGAACAGGTTTGGATATTTTGCAAGAGACATTTTATAGAGGGGGTAGAAAAAAGATATTAGTTTCAGGTTAACACAAAGATGGCTCCACCCATGTTAAGATGGAAGAAATCTTAGCTGCTTGTAAGTGTCTATCCTTGGTGGTATTATAAAGTTctcattacatttttaatgagtCTATgtgaaatatacatttaaaattgaaatatttaacatttgtGGTCAATattaaagtttctttctttcatacCATAACTAGCAAATCAATATATTTTAGAAGTTTTACATCATGTATGTTTGAGTGGGCTGTCACGTTTGTTGTTTCTCACAGGCCAGCACCATGTTGTTCTGCACGACCATTTTCTATGAAACGTAATGGATCACATTCCATCAATTTTACATTCTAAGTTATTGAGCAATTTCACAGTAACATACATAGGAAGTAACTACTCCTGTCAAAATTTTGGGATGAGGTCTATTTAAGTGATCAGGGCTGATGTTTACCTCCTGACATTAAAAGactctctgcttcagtctctgagttggTGCATGAATTAAAGGCTTCTTTTACCAATCTAAACTGCAAATAATTATCTTTATCAATAGACTGAAAAACAGCAGGGCCATATTCAAAAGGAAATTTTGCTGAATGACAAAATGAATTTATGTAATCTGGCAATTAGAATCATTTTCTTATCACAAATTACCACTGGAATTCTGGGAAATCTCTCTCTTATGTTCTACTATCTAGTCCTTTACTATAGAGAATGCAAACTAAAGCCTGCAGATTTGATTCTCATGCACCTAATGGCATCCAATGCCCTGGTCATTCTCTCTGCAGGAGTGCCCCACACAATGGCAGTTTGGGGATTGAAGCAATTTGTGAATAATTTCGGATGCCAGCTCCTATTGTACATGCAAAGTTTTGGGCGAAGTGTGTCCATTGGCAGCATTTGCCTCCTTAGTGTCTTCCAAGCCATCACCATCAATCCAAGGGGATTCTGTTGTAAAGACCACAAATTCAAAGCTGCAAAGTACATTGGATGCTCTATTGACCTTCTCTGGGTCTTGTACATGTTCAtaaatatcattttctttgtgtacccTTTTATTGAAAGGAATAGCAAAAATATGACAAGAAAACGAGATTTTGGATACTGTTCAATTGTAGGGAGTGATGAAATCAGTGACTCACTCTATGTAGCATTGCTTGTGTGTCCTGAAATCCTCTTTTCTGTGATGATCACCTGGTCTAGCAGCTCCATTATTGTTGTTCTGTACAGACACAAGCAAAATGTACAACACATCCGCAGCACTACTGATTCTAGCAGAACCTCCCCTGAGTCCAGAGCCACCCAGAACATCCTGGCATTGGTGGCTACCTTTCTGGTTTTTTATACCCTCTCCTCCATATTACAAGGCTGCATTGCTTTTTTGCATAATCAAAAACGGTGGCTTGTGTACATTACCCGCTTCACTTCTCTATGTTTTCCATCTTTTGGACCCTTTGTTCTTATGAATCATTATTCCATTCCGTCTAGAATCAGTTTGGTCTGGATGaggaataaaacattttaatctcattttaaGTATTTATATGCTATGTTTTGCTTCATATCTCGTTGTTTACTTACCCATCACACTCAAAAATTCAATTCAGAAAGTTAAAAAGGTAGCACCTAGTGTTTCTAGCATTAACCAAAATGAGTATGCGAGTTTTGTCATCTGCTTGAATCAGCAGACTGGATGAGCTGAGATGCATTACATTCTTGAACTTGCATCTGGGAGAGTCTTCCCAGTGCCCATCTGATGTTTGAAGGAGCCAGCAAAAACTGTTGTCAATAAATCTGCCCTTCTTGTTGCTTTCCTCCTGTCAGGGCATCATGACTGCTTGGTGAAGTCACAGACACCATTGTGTACCACATTCAAATAGCAAGGAAAACTGAATCCATAGCTGGCAATGAACTTGAACTTCAAGGGCCCTGGTACCATCAGTACTGCTTTAGCCTTTACCAGTACTAAACAattctataaatatatttcaCCTTCTATAGAAATCAATTCAAATTGAATGATGGTTTTGATATGATCTTGAAACTGGTTAGCTACTGTTTTATTGAGAACTTTTGTATCATCAGTGACAGTGACTTATAAATtctctttgttattattttgtctttatctGCTTTAGCACCATGATAATGCTTTGTGTTTCATCAAAACACATTTGGAAGCCATTAATAAAATCTTTATGTTAACTAGTTTTAttgtttctaaaaaaattaaaagtggaagAACTGTGCATATACCCAGAGAACTCCATATCATTCCATAGAGATATTTTCCATCCAAGTTCACTGCTGCTCCATTTACTAGAGAAAAGAAGTTTGGAGGCATCTACATATGCATAAGCTGATAAATTGGTACTTAAATTGGTAACCATATGTAAGATGAACTATTATTTGATGACAGTAAATAATTAAATGTCATGATATGTAGGAAAATTGTTGGATTTATATGGATAATAGTAAGCCAGTCacccaaactcagaaaaaaaataaattgtgttcCCTTTTATAAGCTGATCCTATCTATACTGGCTAGGTTAGTGTCTCAAATTGAcagaagctagaatcatcagtagaagaagcctcagttgaggaaatgtctcaaTGACATCCAGCTAgaaggcatttttctcattttgtgatcaatgggggagggcccagcccatggtggatggtgccatcccttgACTGTTGGGCTTGGGTTCTATTAAGAATGTGGGATAaggaagccatgggaagcaagtcagtaagcagctcccttccatggACTCTCCATTAGCTTTTCTCTGGGATACTCTGCTGTTTACTTCCTGTCCTATTGCTGTCTGAAAGACCAGATTCCAGGCTGCTCCACCTTTGTAGAGAGAATGATACAGAGTATCGAGGTTTGGGGGCTAATTTTTATCTCATGGTCTTACTAGGTCTTACTAAAGGAACATATTCGGATGGTAACTTATTTCTCATTTGATCTCTGGGTTCATCAATGCTTCTCTATCTAGTGTCTATTGTTggctttccttctcctttgttcTTACAGCTATCTATATTCAACAGAACCACCAGGCAATATAAAAGTTACATTTGAATGTCATATTATATTTCTTAAGTAAATGATAaggacttccttcagtgatgaacagcaatgctgaagcataagccaaacaagccctttcctctccaacttgttttttggtcatggtgttttgtcgaagcaatagaaaccccaagtaGGACACTATCCTGTAATGtctacatgtacatatgcaaatGGATGTAAATGTAACTTCTGGATaccattcagaaaagaaactaataaaggTAGTATTACAGATGGACAGGTCAATGGATCCATGAGTTATGACCAaggacataaaaataattaattttctacTCTACTctgtaatttcttcttttcttcttttctggtgCATAGGGACATAGTAATATAATTTGTAGTGACAATATAAAGCCTTAAGAAAAGATCCATGGCTGCAACATGGCTATTATACCTTCTATCCAAGTTCAGCTAAATGAATATTAACTGGGACTCCTTGGTAAGTGATCTTCTGATTGGCTCTTATATTGCAGCTCTTTAGTGCtctatattttctttagtttagtacaaggaagttttgtttttagtttaaa
The nucleotide sequence above comes from Peromyscus maniculatus bairdii isolate BWxNUB_F1_BW_parent chromosome 1, HU_Pman_BW_mat_3.1, whole genome shotgun sequence. Encoded proteins:
- the LOC102927730 gene encoding vomeronasal type-1 receptor 2-like, whose translation is MNLCNLAIRIIFLSQITTGILGNLSLMFYYLVLYYRECKLKPADLILMHLMASNALVILSAGVPHTMAVWGLKQFVNNFGCQLLLYMQSFGRSVSIGSICLLSVFQAITINPRGFCCKDHKFKAAKYIGCSIDLLWVLYMFINIIFFVYPFIERNSKNMTRKRDFGYCSIVGSDEISDSLYVALLVCPEILFSVMITWSSSSIIVVLYRHKQNVQHIRSTTDSSRTSPESRATQNILALVATFLVFYTLSSILQGCIAFLHNQKRWLVYITRFTSLCFPSFGPFVLMNHYSIPSRISLVWMRNKTF